Below is a window of Nicotiana tabacum cultivar K326 chromosome 19, ASM71507v2, whole genome shotgun sequence DNA.
ATACACAACTGGAAGGAGTCTTATTGAAAGAGGAGTGGaaagaaaataggaaaaggaTGTAACCAAATCTCCTAATTTAAGACACTAATGATggattgtatataatttataaataatccTTGTTTAGGAtgggtaatatacaaaattaggataattttaataaataaatttcaaatattgtataggaaggaAATAGGATAAGGAGACACATCCACAGAGAGTGTCAATTGATGGAGTCGAGTAATCaagcgtcagttgacatttcattttcaaaaattgCTAATTTTTAAAAGGAGTTTTGGCATGGTATAACAACGTACCCATACAATTGGCAGAAAATAGCCCTAGTTATAGATATTGGCATCAAATAGCCAATAAATATATATCACAATAATAATACGCATATCacaacttttttttcttctttgtctatatcaacatgtatattaaaatttattttcattctttgtatatgtcacgacccaaattaaccctccataaggtgtcgtgatggcacctagtctttacgactaggtaagcctaatattacgaaaaatgtaaagaaaacacaacattttaaagataaacaacatattgtgaatagacaaaagtagtaccactcggcatatacaaaaaataaaattcccaaGTCCCGTAATATTACTAAATCACAAGCTTCTATAATCTAtatagctctatacaaaagtctgaagataataaagaaaattTCTAGGCGAGGGAGCAGAAGGGAACTCCGAAGAtatgcggacgcaagcagaagtaccttgaagtctcctagaatcagcagcacgcactaaccccgaggttgatagctcgcacctggatctgcacacgaaaatatgtgcagaaaatgacatgagtacaccacaatggtacccagtaagtgccaagcctaacctcggtcgagtagtgacgaggtcaggtccaggccctaccggagtaaatataataaattaaacagtaaaagatataagtaaaatttacggtaatacagttaaagaaattctcaaaaaattaacagttaagggagccctcggctcagagcaaggtaaacacaatggggaatctcccaggataccattcCGTAGTTCTGAAttaatatgcagtacaggggggatctcatggaatacgtccgtagtcccaaagtaaatatgcagtctggaggatctcccgaaatacgtccgtagttccaaaataaatatgcaagccagggggatctcccggaatacgtccgtagtcccaattttaAATATGCAATGCAGGATAAAAtgacaggtatggcatcgagttatacagtttatacaaAACACAGATAGGGaaaatagggacttaactaagcatggcgcgcagaatgtcaaataggcagttaaaacacgtaagcatgtttctctaatctaagctaaacaattaaacgtattagtgcaatttaataagggaaaacagtttatgatttagtaagaaaaaatggaatttttgcaataatagcccgtgtacgtactcgtcacctcacgtacacggcgcccacacatcaataatatcaaacatcctaaggggaaagtccccaacacaaggttaggcaagccacttacctcgaaccgctcaaatcaactcgatatcacgttcttgccacgagtatctgactccaaatggcccgaatctattcaaattaattgcataatgtaaatataactacaagtaactaatttaactaattaattcgaatcTAAAGCGTGAAATTGGGAAAAACGCCCAAaacgtctccccgggcccacatctcggaatcaggtaaaagtcataaaatacgaaagtTCATTCACTCTCGAGTCtaactcgaacaaaaatcatctaaatctgacgccaaatggtccttcaaatccacaaatcaaagttccaaatccctagcctctaATTCCtaattttcaccttaaatacacactaactaggtagaaaaatacatggggaagcaagattattaataaaaaataagcacaggggacttacctcaagaaatctctcgaaaatgctctcaaaattctccctaaaccgagttgcaaagtccaaaaataacaaaaatcgcgaagcccttcggttttaaccactgcccaggtatttcggcacctgcggagcctgggtTCGCACCTGCGGGTGAGCTTGTGCGGAAAAATGTGCGCATATGCGCAAATCACTTACCCCCTCTGCCtacgcacctgcgatgaaagggtcacacctgcgcgtgcgcgcctacggaaatcccttccgcttctgcagacctTGCGCACATGCGATGACCctaacgcatctgcgggcatcgcaaatgcggaattcacctcgcacctgcgacccctgacactcctccatttttctgcttctgcgcttgcctctccgcacgtgcgatcatgcacctgcggtctctccaccgcaggtgcgaaaatgacagGTGCCTGAAGACTTTAGCAGCAACTCAAATCCAactttgatccgttaagcactcgaaactcactcgaggcccccgagacctcaaccaaacataccaacaaattcTAAAATACCATACGGACTTACTCAAGCccacaaatcacatcaactaacgctaaaattatgaatcaccctctaattcaaacttaaagaatttgaaacttcaaaattctacaaccgataccgaaacctatcaaaccacgtcctattgaccccaaattttgcacataagtcatattcaacattacggacctacttcaacttccggaatcagaatccgaccccgatatcaaaattttcactatcggccgaaatcgccgaaaaactaattttcgccaattcaagcctaaatctactacagacctccaaaacacattccggacgcgcttctaaactcaaaatcactcaacggagctaacggagtcgatGGAATTCCATTTCAGATCCGTCTTCATATAGTTTCGACTACGGTCTAAATTCTAAgatttaagctctcatttagggactaagtgtcccaaaatactccgaaactcaaaaccaatcatcccggcaagtcaaaatagcagaaatagatatggaaaaagcagttaataggggtttaGGGCTCTaactcttaaaacgaccggtcgggtcgttacagtatataaataatattattctttgtatatcaataatataaaattatatatatagttattgcTGCCTTTATATCAATGTATATCACAATAAAAATAttgtattatttgtatatcacagtGTATAGCACATCAGAAATGTGTGTACCACATGTGTATCCCCTATTATAACCCGTGTATATCTCTATGTACATCAGTGATATCTTATGTATATTATGTGTGTCTGTGTATATCCATGAAAATTTGTATTATATATATgatatacaatgtgatatacGTGGGCGTccataaaataattatgttttatacACGATATACAAAGTGATATACACATACGTCCTTAAAAACCTGTGTGTGATATACACTGATGTACACGATATACAACGTGATATACACATGTCGCAGTTGGATTTTTAAGTCTGATGTTTTTACCTGAAATCAGTCTAAATCACTTctaatctttctcaaattttgtatatagcctTGTTTAGGCATTTTTAACCAATTTCAATCACACTCACTCATTCaatacaaacaaaaaaaaggaagagaggaaaaaaaacgaagttgaaatatattttctctcttagtttttgttaatcttgctcaaattttgtatatagcctCGTTTAGGTATTTTTAACTAATTTCAATCACACCCACTCATTCAATCCAaccaaaaaagaagagagaagaaaaacaaagttgaaatatattttttctctcttagttTTTGCATCTGATTTTCTCTGATGTGAGATCAACCTTACCTTTTCATCCCACTGATTTTTTTTGCATAATTTGCAAGAATTTTTGCTAAACTAcgagagaaaagagaagagatagaagaagaaatacaagGAGAGAAAATGTGTGGGAAGCCAAAATAAGCGTGTAGTTTTTTTTTTGAGAGAGAATATAAAAGAGAATAGTTTTTTTAAGATTTGGCTATATAATGCCAATTGTTTGGGGCTATCTTTGCCAAACCTAATGTAAGGCTAAAAAATTGTCAATTTCTGTTATGTGTTGTTATAGGATgccaatttttctttttaaaaagaattttctGGTTTTAAATTATCCACTTGAACCCCGCTTACAGCCCACCTCAACGAAGTACTATTCATCTACTAGACCAAAATACATGACTAATTTCTTGAATGATCACTTAACTTTCTTTTATCACATCaaagtttttaaaatattttataataaaaaggTTACTTAATTTTATCTAAGTATTACAAACAATTACTAAATTATTTTGTCACGAAAAATTCCTGAACTCTATCTAAAAATCACAGAAAATCATCACGAGGAAAGTTTTGGGAGTGTATGAACAAAGTCACGCatgaaaagtagaaaagaaaaataaggtaCTTATAAGGAGTTGGATACTCTTAATGGTGAGACCTTTTGAGAAAAATCGTACGGACTTGGCCCAAAACGAACAATAATATATCATGTTATGAGTATCATTGGATCGTTTTAGcccaaaagaaacaaagaagacatgATGCACATGATATTATTTCTTATGATACTttagcaaaataaaataattttgattttcaaaaaaaatatttaattagtgATATCGTGAAATAAAActatcaaaatgtcaaactctaaCCATACACCCCACTTCTACGAAGTATATCAATGTTTATTGAGCTCCTTCCTTGCCTTCTATAAATGTAACTGTGCggatttcttctccaaatcaaaaaacaacaacaaaaagatgTCTTCATTTTCCACATCTTCTGCCACTTCTAATTCCAAACTTCCAGTTCGAGAAATCCCAGGAGACTATGGTTTCCCCTTTTTTGGAGCCATAAAAGATAGATATGACTACTTCTACAACCTCGGCACAGACGAATTCTTTCTTACCAAAATGCAAAAATACAACTCTACTGTCTTTAGAACCAACATGCCACCAGGTCCATTCATTGCTAAAAATCCCAAAGTAATTGTTCTCCTCGATGCCAAAACATTTCCCGTTCTTTTCGACAACTCTAAAGTCGAAAAAATGAACGTTCTTGATGGCACGTACGTGCCATCTACTGATTTCTATGGCGGATATCGCCCGTGTGCTTATCTTGATCCTTCTGAGTCAACTCATGCCACACTTAAAGGGTTCTTTTTATCTTTAATCTCCCAGCTTCATAATCAATTTATTCCTTTATTTAGAACCTCAATTTCTGGTCTTTTCGCAAATCTTGAGAATGAGATTTCCCAAAATGGCAAAGCGAACTTCAACAATATCAGCGACATTATGTCATTCGATTTTGTTTTTCGTTTGTTATGTGACAAGACCAGTCCCCATGACACAAATCTTGGCTCTAATGGACCAAAACTCTTTGATATATGGCTGTTGCCTCAACTTGCTCCATTGTTTAGTCTAGGTCTAAAATTTGTGCCGAACTTTCTGGAAGATTTAATGTTGCATACTTTTCCCTTGCCATTTTTTCTAGTGAGATCGAATTACCAGAAGCTTTATGATGCTTTTAGCAAGCATGCCGAAAGTACACTGAATGAAGCAGAGAAGAATGGGATCAAAAGAGACGAAGCATGCCACAACTTAGTTTTTCTTGCAGGTATGTCAAAATTGAACGGGTCAAATAAATAAGCAGTTCATAATTGAACGCACTCAAAGTTTGATTAGATCAAGGTGGCCAGGTTAAAATAAGTCAAATATCTAGTGATAACCCAATTTGTCCAACATGATCCGACCTTCTCTCTTAcctttttaacttttctttttctttttcttttttttgcaaaaaaatcTCAAAGTAGTTGTAATATAGTTTGTTTAAATTATTAGTTGAAGTTCTTCtaaatttgcttttttttttttatatgtttgaattaacctaaatagtctTAAAATAGTCTATagatatattaatatataaataattcAAATTTTACATGtgtataattttatataattaatgtataatacTAGTATACCAACTAGGAAAGTAAAGAATGAATATAAGTGGTTATTTGCGTAATTTGCTTTTTTGGCCCGCTAGATCACACTATTTTGAAAATCGTTTTGACTCAAGTTTAATGGGTCATATTAAGTTCAACTCGTTTAGTCATATCAAAGAATAGTTCATAATCCAACTTGTTTAAACTTAGACGAGTTAGACGGATTACTACAAAGtctgtcctcttattttgccacCTCTACGCACAGGTTTCAATGCTTATGGTGGGATGAAAGTTTTATTCCCTGCACTGATAAAGTGGGTCGCCAATGGAGGAAAGAGTTTACACACTCGGCTGGCAAATGAAATCAGGACAATTATCAAAGAAGAATGTGGGACCATAACTCTATCAGCAATCAACAAGATGAGTTTAGTAAAATCAGTAGTGTATGAAGTATTAAGAATTGAACCTCCAGTTCCATTCCAATATGGTAAAGCCAAAGAAGATATCATAATCCAAAGCCATGATTCAACTTTCTTAGTCAAGAAAGGTGAAATGATCTTTGGATATCAGCCTTTTGCTACAAAAGATCCAAAGATTTTTGACAAACCAGAGGAGTTTATTCCGGAGAGGTTCATGGCCGAAGGGGAAAAATTATTAAAGTATGTGTATTGGTCAAATGCAAGAGAGACAGATGATCCAACGGTGGACAACAAACAATGCCCAGCGAAAAATCTTGTCGTGCTTTTGTGCAGGTTAATTGCCACCCcccacccacccccaccccccgtTTATTGAGTATAACGTATAAACACTGAGTTATctattattatgttgttataaaaagattttgtaaatttttacaCTACCAGTGCAAGAAACATAAACCGCGTTAGGAGTAATAGTGACTTTTACTTTAGTTGTCATGCTATTTGTTCTTGCTAACATTACTGTTAGTAttgcttctttcttttttttttttttttttaagccgAGACTTTATTAGAAATAATTAAACAGGGATAAAGCTTGCGTATACGCTACTTTTCTTAGACGGTGCATTTTGAACAAAAAAGCCTGCGTATACAACTTTTCTTAGACCTTGTGCATTTTGAACAATTTGGACATATGTGTGCAGGTTGATGTTGGTGGAGGTTTTCATGCGTTACGACACATTCACAGTGGAGTCAACAAAGCTCTTTCTTGGGTCATCAGTAACGTTCACGACTCTGGAAAAAGCGACATGAGTTTCAGATATCTTAATTGTAGGCTGCAAATAATAATGTGGTCATTCTGCAAATTATTGTACTTGTGCTGATGTACTTGACTTCGAGTGGATATAATAATGCACTGTTTTTAGAGTCCAGCCTCATTGAGATATAACGAAACTGGGAAAATGGCTAAATATACTTCTACTTTACAAAATATATTCTTCGTTTAAAGTTTGGCTCAATAATACCTTTGCCGTTAAACTTTAGAGCTAATTAAAAATACCCCTAGTCATTAACCATTCACTATTAAAGTCTAATTAGCCTCTAATGAATTGGGTTAACATCTATAACTATCATAtggcttaattttagtttttaatttttaatccAAACTCTTTAA
It encodes the following:
- the LOC107819622 gene encoding allene oxide synthase 3 — encoded protein: MSSFSTSSATSNSKLPVREIPGDYGFPFFGAIKDRYDYFYNLGTDEFFLTKMQKYNSTVFRTNMPPGPFIAKNPKVIVLLDAKTFPVLFDNSKVEKMNVLDGTYVPSTDFYGGYRPCAYLDPSESTHATLKGFFLSLISQLHNQFIPLFRTSISGLFANLENEISQNGKANFNNISDIMSFDFVFRLLCDKTSPHDTNLGSNGPKLFDIWLLPQLAPLFSLGLKFVPNFLEDLMLHTFPLPFFLVRSNYQKLYDAFSKHAESTLNEAEKNGIKRDEACHNLVFLAGFNAYGGMKVLFPALIKWVANGGKSLHTRLANEIRTIIKEECGTITLSAINKMSLVKSVVYEVLRIEPPVPFQYGKAKEDIIIQSHDSTFLVKKGEMIFGYQPFATKDPKIFDKPEEFIPERFMAEGEKLLKYVYWSNARETDDPTVDNKQCPAKNLVVLLCRLMLVEVFMRYDTFTVESTKLFLGSSVTFTTLEKAT